A DNA window from Sylvia atricapilla isolate bSylAtr1 chromosome 6, bSylAtr1.pri, whole genome shotgun sequence contains the following coding sequences:
- the TRIP11 gene encoding thyroid receptor-interacting protein 11, whose amino-acid sequence MASWLGGLGSGLGQSLGQVGDSLSSLTGQISSFTKDILLEGAEEVGDAATELHVSNSRLREIESINAAQKFENDRLKKVCSDLEEKHEAAELQIKQLSIEYRNQLQQKEVEISHLKARQNALQEQLQKVQTAAQTAQLGAGVLPAAAASASYVPEVRHSSGFEGDDMDFGDIIWSQQEINRLSNEVSRLESEVDHWKQIAVSSKVQGTNDAEQSEIGKLQNVVKELKQNLSQEIDEHQHELSVLQDAHRQKLVEISRRHREELREYEERIEELENRLQQDGVSTDAMDDSKITEQKKKAQSLDGGQVEELQVVKDLEDEIRKLNHKLSSAKAENKNLLKEQELAKLEKTQIAQDYEKLKSDFSELQRSMAEQDAVLKEQKQLQSNTSLPQDVVGLQQALLEAENEIARLSSLNQGLEKELTRAQHKHENILSSNTEDQNSEINQLRQDLERKKHELDESVAERETLIAELEELDKQNQEATQHMITLKEQLSKQHTETDNIIKQLKLDIDCERKKVSELETEKIKTIKELDSQKEKLSHCSYALNDLHITKQQLQDKIKDLQEQLRKAQDCNSHSKKEIGELQETLKEREEELRVSLSKLTEKSNEESNYTSQDLVLKEREIEIAKLQNDVSENKQINEDLQKSLSNLRTENVKLIAAIEELKQELSDAISEKKKVYLEKDTIVEALKMEKRQLESELNETEKRLLEQAQNYKQTIEELSKARSMDTTALQLEHQRLVKLHQEKDFKIAELKRTIEQMETDHQETKEMLTTSLGGQKQLTDLIKEKEVFIEKYKNQALQVKQELEEYMKVSKKQDVLKQNLEEKDRSLAVMKEENNHLKEEIERLKDQQSRSTPVVEPKTLDIIIELESEVTQLKVIKNNLEEEIKVHKKTIEDQNQATVKLQQSLQEQQKEIDESKFQCEQMNVTHERLFLEKDEEIKNLQKTIEQIKTQLHKERQIIQTDSSDLFQETKVQTLNGENGNEKHDLSKAEIERLVKGIKEREMEIKLLNEKNVSLSQQIDQLSKDEVGKLTRIIQEKDLEIQALNARVSSASYRQDVLSLQQQLQAYVLEREQVLAVLSEKTRENSQLKTEYRNIMDMVAAKEAALVRLQEENRRLSNRSENSSQEMSRETIQNLSRIIREKDIEIDALSQKCQTLLTVLQTSSTGADNGAGGVNSNQFEELLQERDKLKQQVKKMEEWKQQVITTVQNMQHESAHLQEELQKLQAQISVESDSTSRLQVDYNGLIQSYEQNEKKLKSFSQELAQVQNSIGQLYNTKDLLLSKLDLVTPSVAAASTISQHSGVQYNPPEALSEECKLLQNELEQLKKKLQEKDSTIRTLQENNQRLSDSVAAASEIERKSQEGTESEMRQIKEKHDVLQKSLREKDILIKSKSDQLLSVSENLSNKENENELLKQAVTNLKERNLILEMDIRKLKEENENIVARCREKETEFRALQETNMQFSMMLKEKEFESHSMKEKALAFEKLLKDKEQGKTGELNQLLNEVKSMQEKAVTFQQERDQVMVALKQKQMESSALQSEVQHLHEKEQRLNQELERLRNHLLEMEDSYTREALAAEDREVKLRKKVLILEEKLASSSTAVENASHQASLQVESLQEQLNLVSKQRDETMLQLTISQDQVKQYALSLANLQMVLEQFQQEEKAMYSAELERHQKQSAEWKKKAENLEEKVASLQVSLEEANTALDAASRLTEQLDIKEEQIEELKKEGEIRREMLEDVQNKLMNLMNSTEGKVDKLLMRNLFIGHFHTPKNKRLEVLRLMGSILGLKKEELDQLLSEEQRGVTRWVTGWLGGGAGSKSVPTTPLRPTHQNIFNSSFSELFVKFLETESCPSLPPPKLSVRHMKPLGAAGTGKTSSTPPNSQMQDSPVAGMGRRPDANPFLAPRSAAVPLITPASSSGHLLMKPISDALPTFTPLPVSPDASAGAVLKDLLKQ is encoded by the exons ATGGCGTCGTGGCTGGGCGGGCTGGGCTCGGGGCTGGGCCAGTCCCTGGGGCAGGTGGGCGACAGCCTGTCCTCGCTCACCGGGCAGATCTCCAGCTTCACCAAGGACATCCTTCTGGAGGGAGCGGAGGAAGTGGGCG atgcAGCGACAGAACTCCATGTATCCAATTCTAGACTCAGAGAAATAGAAAGTATAAATGCAGCACAAAAGTTTGAA AATGATAGACTGAAAAAAGTCTGTAGTGACTTAGAAGAAAAGcatgaagcagcagagctgcaaataAAGCAGTTGTCTATTGAGTACAGAAATCAGCTTCAACAGAAAGAG GTGGAAATCAGCCATCTAAAAGCCAGGCAGAATGCGCTACAGGAGCAACTGCAGAAAGTACAGACAGCTGCTCAGactgcccagctgggagctggtgTTTTGCCAGCAGCCGCTGCATCAGCGTCCTATGTTCCTGAGGTCAGACATTCCTCAGGTTTTGAAGGAGATGACATGGATTTTGGAGATATAATCTGGTCACAGCAAGAAATAAACAGATTGTCCAACGAAGTTTCCAGGCTCGAATCAGAGGTTGACCACTGGAAGCAGATTGCAGTG tcttcCAAAGTGCAAGGCACAAATGATGCTGAACAAAGTGAAATAGGCAAACTACAAAATGTTGTTAAG GAGCTCAAACAGAATTTAAGTCAAGAAATAGATGAACATCAGCATGAGCTGTCAGTATTGCAGGATGCCCACAGACAGAAGTTAGTAGAGATCAGTCGCCGACACCGAGAAGAGCTGCGTGAATATGAAGAGCGAATTGAGGAGCTTGAGAATCGGTTACAGCAAG ATGGTGTGAGCACTGATGCCATGGATGACTCTAAAAttactgaacagaaaaaaaaagctcagagtCTAGATGGAGGACAGGTGGAAGAGTTGCAGGTTGTAAAGGACCTAGAggatgaaataagaaaattaaatcacaaaTTGTCTTCtgccaaagcagaaaacaaaaatcttctgAAAGAGCAAGAATTGGCAAAGctagaaaaaacccaaatagcACAAGATTATGAAAAGCTTAAATCTGACTTCAGTGAGCTTCAAAGATCTATGGCAGAGCAAGATGCTGTCCTGAAAGAACAGAAGCAGCTCCAGTCAAATACATCACTACCACAAGATGTTGTTGGCCTGCAGCAAGCATTGTTAG aagcagaaaatgaaatagcAAGACTTTCTAGCTTAAATCAG ggACTTGAGAAGGAACTGACACGTGCACAGCATAAACATGAGAATATTCTTTCTTCGAATACAGAGGATcagaattcagaaataaatcagtTAAGACAagatttggaaaggaaaaaacatgaaCTAGATGAAAGTGTTGCTGAAAGAGAAACATTAATAGCAGAGTTGGAAGAACTAGACAAGCAGAATCAAGAAGCTACTCAG CATATGATTACACTGAAAGAGCAGCTGTCGAAGCAGCACACAGAAACTGATAATATCATCAAACAGCTGAAACTTGACATAgattgtgaaagaaaaaaagtatcagAATTAGAAACTGAGAAGATAAAAACTATTAAAGAGTTAGacagtcagaaagaaaaactaagcCATTGTTCATATGCACTTAATGATTTGCATATAACTAAGCAGCAGCTACAAGATAAAATTAAAGATCTTCAGGAACAATTAAGGAAAGCCCAGGACTGTAATTCGCatagtaaaaaagaaattggagAGTTGCAAGAGACactaaaagagagagaggaggaactTCGTGTATCCTTGAGCAAGTTAACAGAAAAAAGTAATGAGGAATCTAACTACACTTCTCAAGATCTGGttctgaaagaaagagaaatagaaattgCAAAACTACAGAATgatgtttcagaaaataaacaaataaatgaagatCTACAGAAATCTCTGTCTAAtctcagaacagaaaatgtaaagCTGATAGCAGCCATTGAAGAACTAAAACAGGAGTTAAGTGATGccatttctgagaaaaagaaagtttatttgGAAAAAGATACTATTGTGGAGgctttgaaaatggaaaaaagacaGTTGGAGAGTGAATtaaatgagacagaaaagagGCTTTTGGAACAAGCACAGAATTATAAGCAAACTATTGAGGAGTTATCAAAGGCACGTAGTATGGATACCACTGCATTGCAGCTGGAGCACCAGCGCCTGGTTAAGCTTCATCAAGAGAAAGACTTTAAGATTGCTGAGCTTAAAAGGACCATTGAGCAGATGGAAACTGACCatcaagaaacaaaagagaTGTTGACTACTAGCTTAGGAGGACAAAAGCAGTTGACAGATCtcataaaagagaaagaggtattcattgaaaaatacaaaaatcaagCCTTACAGGTTAAGCAGGAACTTGAGGAATATATGAAAGTTTCAAAAAAGCAGGATGTCCTAAAACAGAACTTGGAGGAAAAAGACAGAAGTCTTGCAGtcatgaaggaagaaaataatcatttgaaagaagaaatcGAACGCCTTAAGGATCAGCAAAGTAGATCTACACCTGTGGTTGAACCTAAAACTTTAGATATTATTATTGAACTTGAAAGTGAGGTAACACAGTTAAAAGTGATAAAGAATAAtcttgaagaagaaataaaagttcaCAAAAAGACAATAGAAGATCAGAATCAAGCTACAGTGAAACTTCAGCAgtcactgcaggagcagcaaaaggaaataGATGAATCCAAATTTCAGTGTGAGCAAATGAATGTCACACATGAAAGACTCTTTTTAGAGAAAGATGAGGAAATCAaaaatttgcagaaaacaaTTGAACAAATTAAAACTCAGTTGCACAAAGAGAGACAGATTATTCAGACTGATTCTTCTGATCTTTTTCAGGAAACCAAAGTTCAGACTCTAAatggggaaaatggaaatgaaaaacatgACTTATCTAAAGCTGAAATTGAAAGACTGGTGAAAGGTATCAAAGAAAGGGAGATGGAGATTAAGCTGTTAAATGAAAAGAATGTTTCTCTAAGTCAGCAAATTGATCAGTTGTCTAAGGATGAAGTTGGTAAACTTACTCGGATCATTCAAGAGAAGGATTTAGAAATACAAGCTCTTAATGCTAGAGTTTCCTCAGCTTCCTACAGGCAGGATGTTCtttcccttcagcagcagctgcaagcTTATGTTCTGGAAAGAGAACAAGTACTAGCAGTTCTAAGTGAGAAGACAAGAGAAAACAGTCAGTTAAAAACAGAGTATCGTAATATCATGGACATGGTCGCTGCTAAAGAAGCAGCTTTGGTGAGGTTGCAGGAGGAGAACCGAAGGTTATCCAACAGATCTGAAAACAGCAGTCAAGAAATGTCTAGAGAAACGATCCAGAATTTATCCCGTATCATTCGAGAAAAAGATATTGAAATAGATGCCCTAAGTCAAAAATGCCAAACCTTGTTGACTGTCTTGCAGACATCCAGTACAGGTGCTGATAATGGGGCAGGGGGTGTGAACAGTAACCAGTTTGAGGAACTTCTGCAAGAACGTGATAAACTTAAGCAGCAagtaaagaaaatggaagagtGGAAACAACAAGTAATAACCACGGTCCAAAACATGCAGCATGAGTCAGCTCACCTCCAAGAAGAGTTACAGAAGCTGCAAGCACAAATTTCAGTTGAAAGCGATAGTACTTCAAGGCTGCAGGTAGATTATAATGGCTTGATTCAGAGTTAtgaacaaaatgagaaaaagctgaaaagtttTAGTCAGGAATTAGCACAAGTTCAAAACAGCATAGGACAGCTTTATAACACTAAGGATCTTCTCCTGAGTAAACTGGATCTGGTAACACCGTCTGTGGCAGCAGCTTCCACCATTTCACAGCATTCAGGTGTTCAATACAATCCCCCTGAAGCCCTCAGTGAGGAGTGTAAACTCCTTCAAAATGAGTTggaacaactgaaaaaaaagttacaagaaAAAGATTCAACTATTAGGACTCTTCAGGAAAACAATCAGCGATTATCTGATTCTGTTGCTGCAGCATCAGAGATTGAAAGAAAGAGTCAAGAAGGGACTGAATCAGAGATGAGGCAGatcaaagaaaaacatgatgTGTTACAGAAGTCGCTTAGGGAAAAAGATATATTAATTAAATCTAAAAGTGATCAGTTACTTTCCGTGAGTGAAAATCTTagtaataaagaaaatgaaaatgagctTTTAAAGCAAGCTGTAACTAatctaaaagaaagaaatttaattttagaaatggATATTCgtaaactgaaagaagaaaatgaaaacatagtTGCAAGgtgcagggaaaaagaaacagaattccGTGCACTTCAGGAGACTAATATGCAATTTTCAATGATGCTGAAAGAGAAAGAGTTTGAGTCTCACTCAATGAAGGAAAAAGCTCTTGCTTTTGAGAAGCTGttgaaagacaaagaacag GGCAAGACAGGAGAATTGAATCAGCTATTAAATGAAGTCAAATCAATGCAGGAAAAGGCTGTTACTTTTCAGCAAGAGAGAGACCAGGTCATGGTAGCACTCAAACAGAAGCAAATGGAGAGCAGTGCCCTGCAGAGTGAG GTACAGCATTTGCATGAGAAGGAGCAGCGCCTGAATCAGGAACTGGAGAGGTTGCGGAATCACCTTTTAGAAATGGAAGACTCCTACACCAGAGAAGCTTTAGCTGCAGAAGACAGAGAGGTCAAGCtaagaaaaaaggttttgattttggaagaaaaacttGCATCCTCATCTACTGCGGTGGAGAATGCCAG TCATCAGGCTAGTCTGCAAGTTGAATCTTTGCAAGAGCAGTTAAACCTAGTATCCAAGCAGAGAGATGAAACCATGCTGCAGCTGACCATCTCCCAGGACCAAGTGAAGCAGTATGCACTGTCTCTGGCCAACCTGCAGATGGTACTAGAGCAGTTCCAACAGG AAGAAAAAGCTATGtattcagcagagctggagagacaCCAAAAGCAGAGTGCAgaatggaagaagaaagcagaaaacctAGAAGAAAAAGTTGCATCACTGCAG GTGAGTTTAGAAGAGGCAAATACTGCCCTGGATGCAGCATCCAGACTTACTGAGCAGCTTGACATCAAAGAGGAGCAGATTGAAGAGCTTAAGAAAGAAg GTGAGATCAGAAGAGAAATGTTAGAAGatgtacaaaataaattaatgaacCTTATGaacagcacagaaggaaaagtagACAA aCTGTTGATGAGAAATCTCTTTATTGGACATTTTCATACTCCAAAAAATAAACGTCTTGAAGTGTTAAGGTTAATGGGAAGTATCTTGGGACTGAAAAAGGAGGAACTTGATCAG TTATTATCTGAAGAGCAAAGAGGAGTTACGAGATGGGTGACTGGCTGGCTTGGTGGAGGAGCTGGGTCAAAGAGTGTTCCTACTACACCTTTGAGACCAACTCATCAGAACATTTTTAATAGT tctttttcagAACTGTTCGTGAAATTCCTTGAAACTGAATCTTGTCCAAGCCTTCCCCCACCCAAGCTCTCTGTTCGTCACATGAAACCTTTaggagcagcaggaactggTAAAACTAGCAGTACTCCACCCAACAGTCAAATGCAAG ATTCTCCAGTTGCAGGAATGGGTAGAAGACCAGATGCAAATCCATTTTTAGCACCTCGATCTGCAGCAGTGCCTCTCATAACACCAGCTAGTAGTTCTGGACATCTGCTTATGAAACCTATTTCTGATGCATTGCCTACTTTTACTCCACTGCCAGTGTCCCCTGATGCTAGTGCTGGTGCTGTATTAAAAGACCTCCTAAAACAATAG